GCAGGCGGGCGAGCCGACTTCGCGGCCTCGGCCACTGCGTCGGCGATCGCCTCGGCCTGGGCCGGCCTGAGAGCCTCGGCCACCGCAGCGGCGATGCTGTCCAGCTGGTCGGACGCCAGCGCCTCGGAGACGGCGCGAGCCACGGCGTCGGACTGGGACGGCCCGAGGGCCTCGGACAAGGACACGGCGATGGCGTCGAGCTGGTCCGACTCGAGGGCCTCGGAGACGGCGCTGGCCACCGCCTCGGCCTGGGACGGCCTGAGGGCCTCGGCCACGGCCACGGCGATGGCGTCGAGCTGGTCGGACTCGAGGGCCTCGGATACGGCGCTGGCCACGGCGTCGGCCTGGGACGGCCTGAGGGCCTCGGCAACGGCCACGGCGATGGCGTCCAGCTGGTCAGACTCGAGCGCCTCGGAGACGGCGTTGGCGACCGCCTCGGCCTGGGACGGCCTGAGGGCCTCGGCCACCGCGGCGGCGACGGCCTCCACCTGCTCCGGCCCGATACCTGGCGGACGAGCAGCCTGAAGCGGGATCCGGCGACGCAGCGCCTGGACCTCCCTCGTCAACTGCTCCAGCTGGGCCTCGAGACGCTCGTTGCTCTCGTTGACGGTGGCGTCGAGGCCATCGACCGCGTGCCGCAGCTCTTCGGTCACCTTGTGCAGCTCCTCCATCTCTTGTTCCAGGGCGTGCGACTCTCCACGAAGATCCTGCATGTCCCGCGCCAAGCGACCTTCGCGATCGCGCAGCTCGTCGAAGGTCGTGAAGACATCGGCGGACAGCGGGCTCCGGGCGGAGGCGGCCGTCCGGCCCTCCTCTCCCGCTTCGGTGTTGGCCACCTCGGCGGCCGCCGGGCGGCGGGGCGCCATCGGCAGACCATCGGGTTCGCTGGGCCACTCGAGATGGCCATCGAACCCTGCAGCCTCGTCAGGTTCGGAGCCCATATCAGGGACGGTATCCGATCGGAAGCGCTTAACCATCATTCGACCCCTATCCCGGCGGCCATCCGAGGCGCCGTCCTCCGAGGAGATGCAGATGGAGATGAGGAACTGAGTTCAGAGCATCCTCGCCGACGTTGAAGACGAGCCGGTAGCCACTCTCGGCGACTCCCTCGCTCTCCGCCACCCGCTGGGCCAGCTGGAGCATCTCCGTCACCACCTCCGCGTGCTCGGGCCGGATGGCGCTGGCGTCAGTGATGTGCTGACGGGGCACGACGAGCACGTGCGTCGGCGCTCCCGGTTTGATGTCCCTGAACGCATACGTCGCATTCGTCGATGCCACCTCCTCTGACGGAAGCTCGCCGGCCACGATCTTGCAGAAGATGCAATCGCTCACATCCAGGGAGTCTATTTCTGCGTCGCCCTACCGCCCACCTCCCGGGGGAGCAAGCGGCGAGCGCCGGGTCGGGCAGGTAGGCCCAAACCAGCTGTCGAAGAACCAGGCACGAGACGCCTCGTTGGCTTTTCCGCGCTCCTTACCATGCTCACGTCTACAACTACCCCAGTCGCATCCGCCGGAACCGCCTCCACGACCAACGCGCCGGTCGCCGGGTTGCCGAGCGGGGTGCCCACAGCCGCACAGCGGCCCGAGCCCAGGCTCCCGACGCCAACCGGCTGGCCGTTCCCGGAGAGCTTCCCCCAACCTCCGGCACTGGCCGCCTCGACGCCGGCGTCAGCTACTGGAGCGACTACCTCTACGACGACCACGGAGCCCAGGGGTCGACCGTGGCGAGGCCAGCCTCCGGCCTGGCGCTCACCAAGGGGCACGTACATCTACCCACCCGGGCCGGCGGATATGAACGGCGCTGACATCTTCCGGGCGGCCGTCGGCCTCACCCTAACTGACACCTGGTGGAGGGTCGACTGGAACACGCTCGCCGGTCCCCGCATCCCGATCGCCGAGTGGGCCCTCGACACCGACGACGAGCCAACGACCGGGCTGGCAGCCTGGCCGGCGGGCGCTGGCCTGCGGTCGGCAGGTGTAGATCGGGCGATCGACGAGCTGGTGCCGGTCAGCTCCGTGCTCGACCAGATCAACTACTTCGACGCCCTCGGCGAGCGGTACCGCTTCGAGCTGTACCCGGCCGAGGACCACCTCGTCTACGCGACCCAGGATGGCTTCTCCTCGGCTGCCACCCACATGGGGGAGGCTGTCCGGCAAAAGGACCCCGGCCACGTCTCATTCAGCTGGTATCCCCACCTGGTCCGGCCGGACCTCGGGATCGGCCCGGCGAGCACCTGTTGGGTAGAGGGGCTGTCGGGCCGCCAGGCGTCACCTGGCATGCTCGCTAGCATGGACGCCAACTCGCATGCCCGGCCTGACCCGGCGGCCACCATCGAGCTGACACGTGGTGTCCTCGTCCCCGGCGACCCGAGCTCGGCGGCCGTCTCGGAGCTGGACTGGCGACTGGGATCGGCACCGCCGCCGCGGGCGCAGCTCGACCTCACGCTCACCGACGTCGGCGCCCTGACTCTAAGCCTGCAGGATGCGGGCTTTGCCCCGCGGCGGCATGGATCGGTCGCCACCACGGCCGATGGATCCGCCGACCTCTCGCTGGCCCAGCTCGCTCCCGGGACGCCGGTCCGTCTCGACGGCCGGACGCTCG
This genomic window from Acidimicrobiales bacterium contains:
- a CDS encoding histidine triad nucleotide-binding protein translates to MSDCIFCKIVAGELPSEEVASTNATYAFRDIKPGAPTHVLVVPRQHITDASAIRPEHAEVVTEMLQLAQRVAESEGVAESGYRLVFNVGEDALNSVPHLHLHLLGGRRLGWPPG